GGACGAGTGAAAGGAGCGTATTCACCATCTTCTTTGATTGTATCCAGTGAGGGTTCAACAGGGCCGTTGCCAAAGTCTACTTTAACAGCAGATAGCTTGTCTTTGTTGCTCTCATAGTAACCATAACCAAAAAATCCGATTGCGTTTTTATCTTTTGAAACAAGGTCTACCAGAGTCGAGTAGTCTTGCTGCAAATTAATGTCTTCAGGAAGATCTTGTTCTTCTAGGATCGTTTCAAACATGAACTCATAGGTTCCGTGATTTTCATTAGGTCCGTAAGTCTTAATTTCTTCATCCGGGAAATCTGCGCGTACATCAGACCATTTTTTCTTCCCGGCACTTTCAAGGAAAATATCTTTCACTTCTTGTTCGGTAAGCTCTTTAGCCCAGTCGTTATCTTTATTAATAACGATTGTAATTCCATCAAGGGCAACCTTCATTTCCTGCACTTCGATGCCAAGCTCCTCTGCTTTGGCTTTTTCCTCATCCTTGATCTGACGGGATGCATCGTTGTAGTCAGTTCCATCTTTAGCAAGGAATTTCTTGAATCCTGCTGAAGTTCCAGAGCGGCTTACTTCTACAGAAACATTCTCTTGTTCACCCATATAGTTTTCAGCCATGCGGGCCATGAATGGATAGACTGTACCAGAACCATCAACTACTACACTGCCTTCCATTTCTTCACCGTTTCCGCCTTCGTTATCTCCACCGCCGCAAGCTGCAGTGAATAACATTACAGCCGCCAGCATTAAAAACAGGTTCATTTTTTTAAAACT
The nucleotide sequence above comes from Mesobacillus jeotgali. Encoded proteins:
- a CDS encoding PstS family phosphate ABC transporter substrate-binding protein encodes the protein MKSFKKMNLFLMLAAVMLFTAACGGGDNEGGNGEEMEGSVVVDGSGTVYPFMARMAENYMGEQENVSVEVSRSGTSAGFKKFLAKDGTDYNDASRQIKDEEKAKAEELGIEVQEMKVALDGITIVINKDNDWAKELTEQEVKDIFLESAGKKKWSDVRADFPDEEIKTYGPNENHGTYEFMFETILEEQDLPEDINLQQDYSTLVDLVSKDKNAIGFFGYGYYESNKDKLSAVKVDFGNGPVEPSLDTIKEDGEYAPFTRPVFTYLNVNHAKDKPQVLDYAIYTMNNAQDVAKETGFAPLSDEDVKTTLDALNGMKK